In Centropristis striata isolate RG_2023a ecotype Rhode Island chromosome 5, C.striata_1.0, whole genome shotgun sequence, a single genomic region encodes these proteins:
- the uckl1b gene encoding uridine-cytidine kinase-like 1 isoform X2, giving the protein MASGSLQSSLGEVWMSRILHGGGEGSLDRLLPSVSPGLSPRKRTTSQCKSEPPLLRTSKRTIYTAGRPPWYNEHGAQSKEAFVIGLCGGSASGKTTVARKIIEALDVPWVVLLSMDSFYKVLSPEQQVLAASNDYNFDHPDAFDFDLLTHTLRKLKQGKSVKIPVYDFTTHGRQKEWKTVYGASVIIFEGIMAFADKKLLQLLDMKIFVDTDSDIRLVRRLRRDITERGRDIEGVIKQYNKFVKPAFEQYIEPTMRLADIVVPRGGGNMVAIDLIVQHVHSQLEERELSVRAALASAHQAQPLPQTLSVLENTPQVRGMHTIIRNKETSRDEFIFYSKRLMRLLIERALSFLPSQVHVVQTPQGEDYEGRTFHGKRITGVSILRAGETMEPALRAVCKDVRIGKILIQTNQDTGEPELHYLRLPKDISEDHVILMDCTVSTGAAAMMAVRVLLDHDVQEDKILLVSLLMAEMGVHSVAYAFPQVKIITTAVDKKVNDLFHIIPGIGNFGDRYFGTDAPPDWSDEEMDEPSY; this is encoded by the exons ATGGCTTCTGGGTCTTTACAGTCCTCGCTGGGTGAAGTGTGGATGTCTCGAATACTGCA TGGAGGTGGTGAGGGATCACTAGACCGGCTTCTCCCCTCAGTAAGCCCAGGCCTTTCACCCAGGAAAAGGACCACCAGTCAGTGTAAATCTGAGCCTCCTCTCCTCCGCACCTCCAAACGAACCATCTACACCGCAGGCCGCCCACCCTGGTACAACGAACATGGAGCGCAGTCCAAAGAGGCCTTTGTCATTG GTCTGTGTGGCGGCAGCGCTTCAGGAAAGACGACCGTAGCCAGGAAAATCATTGAAGCTCTAGATGTTCCATGGGTTGTACTACTGTCAATGGACTCTTTttacaag GTCCTGTCCCCAGAACAGCAGGTCCTGGCTGCCAGTAACGACTATAACTTCGACCACCCTGATGCCTTTGACTTTGATTTGCTGACCCACACCCTGCGCAAACTCAAACAGGGCAAGAGCGTCAAAATCCCCGTGTATGACTTCACAACTCATGGGAGACAGAAGGAGTGG AAAACGGTTTATGGAGCCAGTGTCATCATCTTTGAGGGGATCATGGCCTTTGCAGATAAAAAGCTCTTGCAG TTGCTGGACATGAAGATTTTTGTGGACACAGACTCTGACATCCGGCTGGTGCGTCGGCTGAGGAGAGACATcacagagagaggcagagacatTGAGGGCGTCATCAAACAGTACAACAAGTTCGTCAAGCCGGCGTTCGAGCAGTACATCGAACCCACAATGCGCCTGGCTGACATTGTGGTGCCACGTG GTGGTGGTAACATGGTGGCGATCGATTTGATTGTTCAGCATGTTCACAGTCAGCTGGAGGAG CGCGAGCTCAGCGTCAG GGCAGCCCTGGCTTCTGCACACCAGGCCCAACCCCTCCCCCAGACCCTCAGTGTGCTGGAGAACACACCCCAGGTCAGGGGCATGCACACCATCATCAG AAACAAGGAAACCAGCCGCGATGAGTTCATCTTCTACTCCAAGAGGTTGATGCGTCTGTTGATCGAGCGAGCGCTCTCCTTCCTCCCTTCGCAG GTCCACGTAGTGCAGACCCCCCAGGGAGAGGATTATGAAGGCAGGACTTTCCACGGGAAGAGG atCACAGGAGTGTCCATCCTGCGAGCCGGGGAGACGATGGAGCCGGCTCTGAGGGCCGTCTGTAAAGATGTCCGCATTGGCAAAATCCTCATCCAGACCAACCAGGACACAGGAGAACCAGAG CTTCATTACCTGCGTCTACCCAAAGACATCAGTGAAGATCATGTGATCCTGATGGACTGCACTGTGTCCACTGGAGCTGCTGCCATGATGGCTGTACGAGTCCTACTG GACCATGACGTTCAGGAGGACAAGATCCTGCTGGTGTCTTTGTTAATGGCAGAAATGGGAGTCCATTCAGTGGCCTACGCCTTCCCTCAGGTCAAAATCATCACCACAGCTGTTGACAAGAAGGTCAATGACCTCTTCCACATCATACCTGGCATCG
- the LOC131971104 gene encoding homeodomain-interacting protein kinase 2-like has protein sequence MAESSFKLSFSSSARDANELPTDFKFMKLLGAGSFGKVVRCLKKDTNQTVAVKIPMFLEEDSTEVSTMEKLMCLKLDQSNIIQFLGWFDTSVGKAMVFESLDISLEDFIRKGKCLPMQLSDVSFIIQQLATAFDALKGIGLIHTDLKLDNIMMVDHTKRPFRVKLIDFGLTMHRSKTKQGWTMQVVPYRALEIMLGLPFSEAIDMWSLGCVMAVLLYGKELFSADTEYEALHEITALLGVPPDHLLEKGRKTGKYFTKSECNTWRLKTHQEYWGGHANSHPQYQPKVHFSLDDLRRAHLTSIDECEDLRTGWAVDLLEAMLSLDEAKRITPSEILTHPFITSGIYSHLIKKKRKTQRTTQDQTEVPAGVILVRPAAAENRQLQDGPGGILQKEDIPAGGILKENIPVGVILVRPAAAENRLPQDGPGGILLEENIR, from the exons atggcagaaaGTAGTTTCAAGTtatcattttcttcttctgcccGTGATGCAAACGAGCTGCCCACTGACTTCAAGTTCATGAAGCTTCTGGGAGCGGGCAGTTTTGGAAAAGTGGTGAGGTGTTTGAAGAAAGACACCAATCAGACCGTGGCTGTTAAGATCCCCATGTTTCTGGAAGAAGACAGCACTGAG gtttcCACAATGGAAAAGTTAATGTGCCTGAAACTGGACCAGTCCAACATCATCCAGTTCTTAGGCTGGTTTGATACCAGTGTTGGGAAGGCCATGGTGTTCGAGTCTCTCGACATCAGCTTGGAGGACTTCATCCGAAAGGGAAAATGTCTCCCCATGCAGCTGAGTGATGTCAGTTTTATTATCCAGCAG CTCGCCACGGCGTTTGACGCTCTAAAGGGCATCGGGCTGATTCACACTGACTTGAAACTCGACAACATAATGATGGTGGATCACACGAAACGACCTTTCAGGGTCAAACTCATCGACTTCGGCCTGACCATGCACCGGTCAAAGACCAAGCAGGGGTGGACCATGCAGGTGGTTCCTTACAG GGCTCTAGAAATAATGTTGGGCCTCCCGTTCTCTGAGGCCATCGACATGTGGTCGCTGGGTTGCGTGATGGCCGTTCTGCTTTACGGCAAGGAGCTCTTCTCAGCAGACACCGAGTATGAAGCA CTGCATGAAATCACTGCTCTCCTGGGTGTACCACCGGACCATCTACTTGAAAAGGGACGTAAGACTGGGAAATATTTCACTAAGTCTGAGTGCAACACCTGGAGACTGAAG ACCCATCAGGAGTATTGGGGGGGACACGCAAACTCTCATCCACAGTACCAGCCAAAGGTGCACTTCAGTCTGGACGACCTCAGGAGG GCGCATCTGACGAGTATTGACGAGTGCGAGGACCTGCGGACAGGATGGGCCGTCGACCTACTAGAGGCCATGCTGAGCCTGGACGAGGCCAAGAGGATCACTCCCAGTGAAATACTGACTCATCCGTTTATCACCAGCGGAATATACAGCCACCT AatcaagaagaagaggaagacacAGAGAACCACACAGGATCAAACAGAGGTTCCAGCAGGTGTGATCCTGGtccgtcctgcagcagctgaaaaCAGGCAGCTGCAGGACGGACCAGGTGGGATACTCCAAAAGGAGGACATTCCAGCAGGTGGTATTCTTAAGGAGAACATTCCAGTAGGTGTGATCCTGGtccgtcctgcagcagctgaaaaCAGGCTGCCGCAGGACGGACCAGGTGGGATACTACTTGAGGAGAACATCAGGTAA
- the uckl1b gene encoding uridine-cytidine kinase-like 1 isoform X1 has protein sequence MNSLPSDSGARISGCWTLRSDGGGGGEGSLDRLLPSVSPGLSPRKRTTSQCKSEPPLLRTSKRTIYTAGRPPWYNEHGAQSKEAFVIGLCGGSASGKTTVARKIIEALDVPWVVLLSMDSFYKVLSPEQQVLAASNDYNFDHPDAFDFDLLTHTLRKLKQGKSVKIPVYDFTTHGRQKEWKTVYGASVIIFEGIMAFADKKLLQLLDMKIFVDTDSDIRLVRRLRRDITERGRDIEGVIKQYNKFVKPAFEQYIEPTMRLADIVVPRGGGNMVAIDLIVQHVHSQLEERELSVRAALASAHQAQPLPQTLSVLENTPQVRGMHTIIRNKETSRDEFIFYSKRLMRLLIERALSFLPSQVHVVQTPQGEDYEGRTFHGKRITGVSILRAGETMEPALRAVCKDVRIGKILIQTNQDTGEPELHYLRLPKDISEDHVILMDCTVSTGAAAMMAVRVLLDHDVQEDKILLVSLLMAEMGVHSVAYAFPQVKIITTAVDKKVNDLFHIIPGIGNFGDRYFGTDAPPDWSDEEMDEPSY, from the exons ATGAACTCTCTACCATCTGACTCAGGAGCTAGAATATCTGGCTGTTGGACTCTAAGATCTGATGGCGG TGGAGGTGGTGAGGGATCACTAGACCGGCTTCTCCCCTCAGTAAGCCCAGGCCTTTCACCCAGGAAAAGGACCACCAGTCAGTGTAAATCTGAGCCTCCTCTCCTCCGCACCTCCAAACGAACCATCTACACCGCAGGCCGCCCACCCTGGTACAACGAACATGGAGCGCAGTCCAAAGAGGCCTTTGTCATTG GTCTGTGTGGCGGCAGCGCTTCAGGAAAGACGACCGTAGCCAGGAAAATCATTGAAGCTCTAGATGTTCCATGGGTTGTACTACTGTCAATGGACTCTTTttacaag GTCCTGTCCCCAGAACAGCAGGTCCTGGCTGCCAGTAACGACTATAACTTCGACCACCCTGATGCCTTTGACTTTGATTTGCTGACCCACACCCTGCGCAAACTCAAACAGGGCAAGAGCGTCAAAATCCCCGTGTATGACTTCACAACTCATGGGAGACAGAAGGAGTGG AAAACGGTTTATGGAGCCAGTGTCATCATCTTTGAGGGGATCATGGCCTTTGCAGATAAAAAGCTCTTGCAG TTGCTGGACATGAAGATTTTTGTGGACACAGACTCTGACATCCGGCTGGTGCGTCGGCTGAGGAGAGACATcacagagagaggcagagacatTGAGGGCGTCATCAAACAGTACAACAAGTTCGTCAAGCCGGCGTTCGAGCAGTACATCGAACCCACAATGCGCCTGGCTGACATTGTGGTGCCACGTG GTGGTGGTAACATGGTGGCGATCGATTTGATTGTTCAGCATGTTCACAGTCAGCTGGAGGAG CGCGAGCTCAGCGTCAG GGCAGCCCTGGCTTCTGCACACCAGGCCCAACCCCTCCCCCAGACCCTCAGTGTGCTGGAGAACACACCCCAGGTCAGGGGCATGCACACCATCATCAG AAACAAGGAAACCAGCCGCGATGAGTTCATCTTCTACTCCAAGAGGTTGATGCGTCTGTTGATCGAGCGAGCGCTCTCCTTCCTCCCTTCGCAG GTCCACGTAGTGCAGACCCCCCAGGGAGAGGATTATGAAGGCAGGACTTTCCACGGGAAGAGG atCACAGGAGTGTCCATCCTGCGAGCCGGGGAGACGATGGAGCCGGCTCTGAGGGCCGTCTGTAAAGATGTCCGCATTGGCAAAATCCTCATCCAGACCAACCAGGACACAGGAGAACCAGAG CTTCATTACCTGCGTCTACCCAAAGACATCAGTGAAGATCATGTGATCCTGATGGACTGCACTGTGTCCACTGGAGCTGCTGCCATGATGGCTGTACGAGTCCTACTG GACCATGACGTTCAGGAGGACAAGATCCTGCTGGTGTCTTTGTTAATGGCAGAAATGGGAGTCCATTCAGTGGCCTACGCCTTCCCTCAGGTCAAAATCATCACCACAGCTGTTGACAAGAAGGTCAATGACCTCTTCCACATCATACCTGGCATCG